The following DNA comes from Halorhabdus tiamatea SARL4B.
CGGGCGAAGGACAGCGGGACGCCCTCGACCGCTCGGAGCCACGTCTCGCCGACGATTTCGTAGCCAAGTTCGTCGATCGCTCGCTCGAGACGTGGGCGGTCCCCATCGATCAGGGCGTATTCGGCCCTGCTCTCCTCGAAGGCCGCCCGGAGGACGTCCTCGTTGTCGAGCGGATCGCCGAGTTCGTCGAGTCCCCAGTCGGCAGCGATGTGGCCCACGACCCAGTCGGTCTCGCGGACGATCCGCTCGAAGCGCGGGACGTAGTGGTTCCCGTCGAACCCGACGAGGTGCCGGCGGGCGCTGTCGTCACTGTCTTCTTGAGGCGCGTCGACCTCGACGCCACGCAGGTCGAGGATCGCGCGAGCGACCGCCCGGGCGGCGTCGGGGTCGTCCCACTGGTCGGGCCCGCTGCCGACCTCGACGAACATCGACGGTACGCCCACGTCGGTCGGGCCGTGGTGGGTACACTCCATGCCGATTTCGTAATTCTCCGGCGCGTGCTCGGCGAGCGCCTCGAGAACCTGGCTGTGTGCGTTCGGGGCGGCGCGAGCGAGGTCCCGGTCCGCGCCGCCGTACTCGGCCGGCCCGACGTTGCCGGTGTGGTGGGCGGTCAGCAACGGGCCGGTCTCCCCGGAGTGCCGGGACGCGAAGACGACGAGGTCGGGATCGTCGAAGGCCGCGGCGACGCCGTCGAGTTCGAGATGCCATTCCTCGAAGACGCGCATCTCGACGCCGTCGATCCGGTAGACGTCACCGCCGCCTTCGCCCGGAGATCGACTCTCGTCACGGCTTGTCGTCCAGTCCGTCACGTCGAGCAGCTGCTCGAAGATGTGTTCCGAGGCGCGATCCGCAGTCGAGACGACGACGGCGATCATGGATAGTCCTGCTTCGAGCGTCTTCCTTTACTCGATGTCGAAGTCGCTCCGGCGACCCAGCGCCGTCTGGACCACCTCGGCGGTCATGCCGAGCATCTCCCTGACTGCCTGGCGGCGACGGATGAACATCGCCAGCCCGACGAGGAGGTAGACGGCTGTGTACCCGAGCAGGATCTGGTGGCTGAGTGCTTCAGGGTGGGCCAGCGAGAGGACGTTCAACACCAGGAACTCGGCGACAACCTGGCTGACGAATAGCACGAGCAACGCCACGGCCTCACGGAGGCTGATGTTGAAGTTGACCAGGATCGCCAACGCGAAGAACGATTGGGCGGCCGTGATCCAGATCTCCAGGCTCTGCTTGTAGTCGAACTCGAGGACGCCGACCCCGCCCGCCGCGATCGAGTAGACGACCGCGAGGGTTCCGATCAACAGCGTCCACTGGTTGAGCTTCGAGGAGATCAGGGCGTTGAACCCGGCCGAAGACCGGGCTTTGTTGACCAGATAGACCACGACGATCAGCTCGGGGGATTCGCTGGCCAGCGGGGCGATCCACTGGATCATGAAGAAACTCGGGACGCCGTACTGGAGGCCGAGTTCTTCGAGGCCGTGGGCGAAGGGCTCGACGGCGATCAGGATCATGATGCCCGAGTAGACGAACAGCCCCAGCACGGTCGCGATCCGCTTTGGCTTGCGGTAGGACTGGAGGTAGCCCGGGACGCCGATCTGCTCTTCTTCCGTTTCGATGCCCGAACGAATGATGATCAGGATGTAGCTCACGTACAGGCCGACGAGGACGACGGTGTCGATCAGGTCGATGCCGCCGCCCAGCGGGACGAGAAACGCCCACAGCGTCGCCAGCCAGAGGAACGTGATCTCGGTCGTCAGCGCCTTGTCCAGGGTCACGACGTCGGCGAGGAAGCCGGATCGCTTCTCGACGTTGTCGTCCCGGACTGAGTAGGCGCGATAGACCGTGAACAGCGCGATCCCGGACCACCCCAACCCGATGAGAATCCGGTTGGCCCCGGTCATGTTCGCGATGGCGAGGTTGCCGGCCTCCGCGCCTGCGGCCGTTCCGGCTCCCGCGCCGGCGTTCCAGGCGTACAGTGCGTCGACGGCGTACTCCGGGGCCACCGCCAAGACTGCGAGGACGGCGAGTGCGAACGCCCGTGGGACGTCCTTCTCGGCCGTCTCGGCTCCCCACGCGAGCAGGAACGACGCGCCGACGACGGCCAGCCCGGTCACCAGGACGGTGAGGGCCGTCGAGAGGGCGATCCCCGACTCGATCGGGACAGCGTCGAGTCCAGCGGCGACCCGTGACAGTTCGACGACGACCCACGGCAGCGTCA
Coding sequences within:
- a CDS encoding D-aminoacyl-tRNA deacylase — its product is MIAVVVSTADRASEHIFEQLLDVTDWTTSRDESRSPGEGGGDVYRIDGVEMRVFEEWHLELDGVAAAFDDPDLVVFASRHSGETGPLLTAHHTGNVGPAEYGGADRDLARAAPNAHSQVLEALAEHAPENYEIGMECTHHGPTDVGVPSMFVEVGSGPDQWDDPDAARAVARAILDLRGVEVDAPQEDSDDSARRHLVGFDGNHYVPRFERIVRETDWVVGHIAADWGLDELGDPLDNEDVLRAAFEESRAEYALIDGDRPRLERAIDELGYEIVGETWLRAVEGVPLSFARRVEDRLTAVDDGLRFGDPARGFDGDFEVIEMAKDLLDEAQGIDREATREAVEGVALAFTTEQSATLVGDRAAIADSDDLDELIEALADVLRSDYDEVTVGEKRVVARKEAFDPELAAKAGVPEGPKFGKLASGRPVEIDGETVEPEAVSREREATFSV
- a CDS encoding sodium:calcium antiporter, whose amino-acid sequence is MSRLRHPLTAVAAALALTLPWVVVELSRVAAGLDAVPIESGIALSTALTVLVTGLAVVGASFLLAWGAETAEKDVPRAFALAVLAVLAVAPEYAVDALYAWNAGAGAGTAAGAEAGNLAIANMTGANRILIGLGWSGIALFTVYRAYSVRDDNVEKRSGFLADVVTLDKALTTEITFLWLATLWAFLVPLGGGIDLIDTVVLVGLYVSYILIIIRSGIETEEEQIGVPGYLQSYRKPKRIATVLGLFVYSGIMILIAVEPFAHGLEELGLQYGVPSFFMIQWIAPLASESPELIVVVYLVNKARSSAGFNALISSKLNQWTLLIGTLAVVYSIAAGGVGVLEFDYKQSLEIWITAAQSFFALAILVNFNISLREAVALLVLFVSQVVAEFLVLNVLSLAHPEALSHQILLGYTAVYLLVGLAMFIRRRQAVREMLGMTAEVVQTALGRRSDFDIE